A window of Desulfobacterales bacterium genomic DNA:
TTTTTAATCAGAGTTTTAAAAAATTTTCAATGAGTACTGAACCCTGTTCAGTAAGAAAACTTTCAGGATGAAATTGTACCCCATAAACATTATATTTTTTATGGTAAACGCCCATTATTATTCCATCATCGCTCCAAGCATTGACCGAAAGTTCGTCCCCTTTAAGATTTACCACTAAGGAATGGTATCTTGCACCTTTAAAAGGCATTGGCATATTTTTAAATATGCTTTCATTAGTATGATATATCAAGCTTGTTTTTCCATGCATAGGCACGGACGCATTTACCGTAACCCCTCCAAAAACTTCGTTTATACATTGCATCCCAAGACATACACCTAAAATTGGAATTTCCCCCAAATAATTTTTTATTATCTCCATTGATATCCCTGAATGCTGGGGATTTTTAGGGCCAGGGCTTATAACTATGTAATTTGGCTTAAAATTCTCAACTTCAGTCAATGTAATTTTGTCATTTCTATAAACCTTAATTTTAAGGTCATAAAGCATAAACATCTGAACGAGGTTATAAGTGAAAGAATCATAATTATCAATTACAAGTAATTTATTGCTAATTTCATGCCATCTCATTAGTTACAGATCTATAAAAAAACTATATACGATTACTATATTTTAAATCTTCCAATAATATTCCGGAGGAATTCTGAATGTCTTGACAAATCCTGAGCTTGCATCTTAACTTCAGAAGAGCTTTGAGACATATCTTCTACTTCTATATTTAAGCTTATTACATTTTTCTTGGCTTCATCTGTAGTCACTGATGCTTCAGATGCATCTCGAGCAATTTCAACGGCTGCTTTTGCTAATTCATTAATATTTTTTGCTACTTCCATTTCGAGGTTTAAAACTTCTTGAACATTTTGGGAAACTGAACTTGACGATTCAGCAGTTTTACTTATGCTTTTTGATATTTCATTGATAGTTACGGTTTGTTCCTCAACAGCTGCTGCAATTGCACCCATAATATTATTTATTTCGGACATAACATTTACGATTGATGTTATTGCGGTAATAACAGAATTGGTATTAGCTTGCATCGTTTCAACTTTTTCACGAATAATTCCGGTTGCGGAAGCAGTTTGCCTTGCGAGTTCTTTTACTTCATTAGCGACAACTGCAAACCCTTTGCCAGCATCGCCAGCTCCTGCCGCTTCAATAGTAGCATTTAAAGCAAGCAAATTTGTCTGAGCTGCTATCCCTTTTATCATATCAACAACATCTCCAATTTCCTTAGCAGCATCTCCTAATTTATTCACAATCTGCGATGTAAAATTTGCCTTATCAAAAGCTTCTTTTGTAACATTAGCTCCTCGAGACGAATTTTTTGCAACTTCATTAAGGGATGAATACATTTCTTCAATAGCAGTTGCAACCGTATTTACTGAATTAGATACAACACTTATAGATTTACTGACTTCATTTATATTTAGAGATACTTCTTCAGAAGACGTCGCTACAGATTCTACTTGAGAGCTAACTTCTTCTGCGGCAGTCGCCATATTTTTAATTCTGTCTGAAGTATGAGTAATTGCATTAGAAGCTTCATTTGATTTTATATTCATATTTTTGGACTGTTCAAAAAGTTTATCAGAAATATTCATCAAGTAGGAAGAAGAATTATTGAGTTCTCTAACATTTTCAGAGATCTCTTTTATCATTTTTTGCAAACCGTCCATAAATTTATTAAATCGCTTTGACATAGTTCCGATTTCATCGTCATTTTTTGATTCAAGCCTTGTCGTAAGATTTCCTTCACCTTCAGCAATATCCTTAAGACCCTCCGATACTCCATTTATGGTTTTTACAATGGACATTGTAGTTATGAAACCTCCAACAAAAATTATAGCACCCACTACTAACAAAGAGATAATACTTATAATAAAAAGCGTAGCTTCTTTTGAAGAAATTTCATTTTTTGCTGAATCAAAAATTTTATCCTTTGCCTTGACAGCTTCGATCTGGCAATAGTTCAGTTGAGATTTATATCTAACACTTTCCGGCCATAATTTACTGATTTCCTGAACTTTTGAAGGAAGAAAGGTCACTACATCAACTGTTTGATCAATGACTTCAAAATATATTTTTTCCTTGTCTTTTATTCGGGCTTTAAGACTTTTTACATTTTTTTCTATGCTTTTCAGCTTGTCAAAGGTGTCATTAGTTTTTTTCAAAAATTCTTCTGTATTATTTCCAATGAACAAGTCTCGTTGTAAAATAAGGGAAATTTTATTCATTAGGAATATGCACGTGCGCATTATATCGGAAAGGGACTGAATATTTGGATCGTAGGAAGCGCCTGTCATAAAAGATGAAGCAATAGTCTCATCTATTGTTTCAACCATCTGAACAGCTTTTTCATTAAAGTTGTTAATACTTTGGTTAAGACTATCATTTACAGAATCAACATTTTCAATAAGGGAAGAAAGGCGCTCAAACGCTGTTTCATATTTTTTTATCGATTCTTTAAGACTTTTTACATCATCTTTATTAAAAAGATTATATTTTTCAATCAAATCGATTTTAAGGTAAGCATTATTTAAATATTTTTGAGTGTTTTGTGCGTTTTCTTTTTTATGCTCTAAAAGGAAATTTTTTTCTTCAGTTATAGCAATCAGAAGATTCTCATTAATCTGATTAAGGAGATTAATTCCTTCTTCATACCCTTTTTTCAAATAAGACGAAAAAAAATTAATCCCAAAGATACCAACAGCCATTACTATACTGAAAACGATTAATCCCATCAATTTACTGCGAACTGTCATTTGTTCCCCCAAAACAGAGTAATTGATTTAAATGTACTCATTTACTCAATTAGCTTATTCAATTCATCCATTGATACGTCTTCATTATAGACTCCAGCACCAGCCTGATAAGGAGTTCCAGGAACTTGTATTACATATGAAATTTTTCTTGAAGGCGTTGTTTCTCCTGGTTTAGGCCATAAATACTCTATCCATCCACCTTTGGAGTTTTTAGCAGCATCGCAAAGCTGAATAAAAAAATAATTGCCATTTTTATCTTTTAGTTTTGAAAGGTCTTTATGTCTTAAATTTGGATTAGGATGACCATATAAAGCAACTTCATCGCATTTCATTATAAAAACATAGGTATCTTTCCATGACCATTTGCCTTTATCTGTGTTAAATTCAGCAAACCCTGATTCTCCTGCTTTAGAAAGAAATTCAACAGCATCTTTAACTTTTGCTAATACCTCTTTAGGATTTCCTGATTCTTCCGCATAGATTGGACTTGAAACAACAAACAAAAATAAGAAAACTAATAATTTTATTATTGGCTTCATTTAAATTTCCCCCTTAAATTAGTTAATTTTTAATACAATTAATACAAAAAAAGATTATTGAAATATTATAAAAATAGTATAAAGACAAGAAAAATATTATTTGATAAGGGAAAAATGCGAGAAACTATCCTTGTTAACTCATAATTTTAAATGTGTTTACGTAGTATAAAAAAAATCATGTTGATTATAAACCATGAGTGATTTATCTTTACTTCTAAAGAAGTATAGGCCTTACAAAAACTTAAATATAGAAAAAAATTATGATTATTGAAATTAATTCTTACAATCCTCAAGAAAGATTGATAGACAAAACTGTTGCAACTCTTAAAAAGGGCGGTATTATTGCGTATCCAACAGATACATATTATGGGATAGGATGCGATATAATGAGCAAAAAGGCAATAGAAACCATTTATCAATTAAAACGCAGAAATCTCAGCCAGCCTTTTAGTTTTATATGCTCAGATTTAAAGGATATAAGCAAATATGCTAAAGTATCTAACTATGCATATAAAACTATGAAAAGGCTTTTACCAGGACCCTATACTTTTATTTTAGAAGGGTCAAAGTTAGTTCCTAAAATTATGCTAACAAAAAGAAAAACAGCTGGCATAAGGGTTCCAGATAATTTGATTTGTTTTTCCATTGTAAATGGACTTCAAAACCCCATTATTTCTACGAGTGCAACAAAAGAAGATGGAACTATCTTAAATGATCCATATTTTATTGATGAATATTTTGGGAATAGAATAGATATAGTAATTGACGGCGGCCCAGTTCCAAGTGAACCTTCGAGTGTAATTTCATTAATAAATGATGAGCCAGAAGTAATACGCCATGGAAGAGGGCCTGTTGAAATATTTGAATAAAAAACCTACCTCAAAATTCAATCATTTGAAAATGTTTTATATTCACCAATGGTTTTATCAAAACGGGGCATAGTTTCAGGTTTATCACGTAACATATATTTACTTTCACCGTCCCTTTGGGTAACATTTTCATAAACACCATCGTCTCTTTTCACAAGCTTTGTAAAGCCAAGGTCTTTAAGCTCACTATTAAGTTTAGTCTTTTTTATAGATGTTCTTGATATTATCTTTTTTATCATGCCTTTACATTTAGGGCATACTGCTAAAGGAGAATCATTTATTGACTGTATTACTTCAAATACATCACCTTTTTCACAAGGTTCATCTAAGTGCGTATATTCATAAGTAGGCATAATTTTAAAATCTCTATTAAATAATGAAACCTGTCAGGCTTTTAAAATCTGACAGGTTTATTTAGGAATTTAATTAATTTTAATACATATCTTCATCCATATCTTGCGGCATACCTGGAGCAGGATTCTTTTTCTTTGGTTTATCTGCTATCATAGCTTCAGTTGTAAGCATTAAACCCGCTACAGATGCGGCATTCTGAAGTGCAAATCTAACTACTTTTTTAGGATCAATAACTCCTGCTTCGATAAGGTTTTCAAAATTTCCTGTAGAAGCATTGAAACCAAAATCATCTTTACCTTCAAGAACTTTATTTAATACAACTGCTCCTTCAAATCCTGCATTTTCTGCTATTTGTTTTAAAGGAACTGTAATTGCGTGTTTCAATATGTTAATGCCAGGCTTCTGGATATCAGGAACATTAAGCTCATCAAGAACTTTCAAGCATCTTGCAAGAGCAACTCCGCCACCAGGAACTATTCCTTCTTCAACTGCTGCTCGAGTAGCATTTAAAGCGTCTTCAACTCTGGCTTTCTTTTCTTTCATTTCAATCTCTGTTGCAGCGCCCATTCTAATAACAGCTACACCACCAACAATTTTAGCAAGACGTTCTTGCAATTTTTCTTTGTCATAATCAGAAGTAGTTTCTGCAATTTGAGCTCTGATTTGTTTGATGCGAGCTTCTATATCCTTTCTTGAACCTTCTCCACCTACAATGATTGTATTGTCTTTATCAATTTTTATAGTTTTACAACGTCCAAGGTCAGGTAATCTTATATTTTCAAGCCTTACTCCGATGTCTTCAGAAACGACCTGGCCGCCTGTTAAAACAGCTATATCTTCAAGCATAGCTTTACGTCTATCACCAAAACCAGGAGCTTTTACAGCGGCAACTTTCAATGTGCCTCTAAGTTTATTTATAACTAATGTAGCGAGAGCTTCACCTTCAATATCTTCAGATATTATAACTAACGGCTTGCCAGAACGGGCTACTTCTTCCAATAAAGGAATCATGTCCTTCATGCTGCTTATTTTTTTCTCATTCAAGAGAATAAAAGCATCTTCTAACACCGCTTCCATTTTTTCAGCATTTGTTACAAAATGAGGAGATATATAGCCTCTGTCAAACTGCATACCTTCTACGATTTCAAGCTCTGTATCCATGCCTTTTGATTCTTCTACTGTAATAACGCCTTCTTTTCCAACTTTTTCCATTGCATCGGCAATAATTTTACCTATAACTTC
This region includes:
- the groL gene encoding chaperonin GroEL (60 kDa chaperone family; promotes refolding of misfolded polypeptides especially under stressful conditions; forms two stacked rings of heptamers to form a barrel-shaped 14mer; ends can be capped by GroES; misfolded proteins enter the barrel where they are refolded when GroES binds), which translates into the protein MSAKMITYGTKAREHLLKGVNSLADAVKVTLGPRGRNAVLEKSFGAPNVTKDGVTVAKEIELQEKFENMGAQMVKQVASKTSDVAGDGTTTATVLAQAIFTEGNKLVAAGMNPMALKRGIDKGVEAIVKELKNFSKPTKDKNEIAQVGTISANNDEVIGKIIADAMEKVGKEGVITVEESKGMDTELEIVEGMQFDRGYISPHFVTNAEKMEAVLEDAFILLNEKKISSMKDMIPLLEEVARSGKPLVIISEDIEGEALATLVINKLRGTLKVAAVKAPGFGDRRKAMLEDIAVLTGGQVVSEDIGVRLENIRLPDLGRCKTIKIDKDNTIIVGGEGSRKDIEARIKQIRAQIAETTSDYDKEKLQERLAKIVGGVAVIRMGAATEIEMKEKKARVEDALNATRAAVEEGIVPGGGVALARCLKVLDELNVPDIQKPGINILKHAITVPLKQIAENAGFEGAVVLNKVLEGKDDFGFNASTGNFENLIEAGVIDPKKVVRFALQNAASVAGLMLTTEAMIADKPKKKNPAPGMPQDMDEDMY
- a CDS encoding cache domain-containing protein; amino-acid sequence: MKPIIKLLVFLFLFVVSSPIYAEESGNPKEVLAKVKDAVEFLSKAGESGFAEFNTDKGKWSWKDTYVFIMKCDEVALYGHPNPNLRHKDLSKLKDKNGNYFFIQLCDAAKNSKGGWIEYLWPKPGETTPSRKISYVIQVPGTPYQAGAGVYNEDVSMDELNKLIE
- a CDS encoding threonylcarbamoyl-AMP synthase; this translates as MIIEINSYNPQERLIDKTVATLKKGGIIAYPTDTYYGIGCDIMSKKAIETIYQLKRRNLSQPFSFICSDLKDISKYAKVSNYAYKTMKRLLPGPYTFILEGSKLVPKIMLTKRKTAGIRVPDNLICFSIVNGLQNPIISTSATKEDGTILNDPYFIDEYFGNRIDIVIDGGPVPSEPSSVISLINDEPEVIRHGRGPVEIFE
- a CDS encoding methyl-accepting chemotaxis protein codes for the protein MTVRSKLMGLIVFSIVMAVGIFGINFFSSYLKKGYEEGINLLNQINENLLIAITEEKNFLLEHKKENAQNTQKYLNNAYLKIDLIEKYNLFNKDDVKSLKESIKKYETAFERLSSLIENVDSVNDSLNQSINNFNEKAVQMVETIDETIASSFMTGASYDPNIQSLSDIMRTCIFLMNKISLILQRDLFIGNNTEEFLKKTNDTFDKLKSIEKNVKSLKARIKDKEKIYFEVIDQTVDVVTFLPSKVQEISKLWPESVRYKSQLNYCQIEAVKAKDKIFDSAKNEISSKEATLFIISIISLLVVGAIIFVGGFITTMSIVKTINGVSEGLKDIAEGEGNLTTRLESKNDDEIGTMSKRFNKFMDGLQKMIKEISENVRELNNSSSYLMNISDKLFEQSKNMNIKSNEASNAITHTSDRIKNMATAAEEVSSQVESVATSSEEVSLNINEVSKSISVVSNSVNTVATAIEEMYSSLNEVAKNSSRGANVTKEAFDKANFTSQIVNKLGDAAKEIGDVVDMIKGIAAQTNLLALNATIEAAGAGDAGKGFAVVANEVKELARQTASATGIIREKVETMQANTNSVITAITSIVNVMSEINNIMGAIAAAVEEQTVTINEISKSISKTAESSSSVSQNVQEVLNLEMEVAKNINELAKAAVEIARDASEASVTTDEAKKNVISLNIEVEDMSQSSSEVKMQAQDLSRHSEFLRNIIGRFKI
- a CDS encoding aminodeoxychorismate/anthranilate synthase component II, which codes for MRWHEISNKLLVIDNYDSFTYNLVQMFMLYDLKIKVYRNDKITLTEVENFKPNYIVISPGPKNPQHSGISMEIIKNYLGEIPILGVCLGMQCINEVFGGVTVNASVPMHGKTSLIYHTNESIFKNMPMPFKGARYHSLVVNLKGDELSVNAWSDDGIIMGVYHKKYNVYGVQFHPESFLTEQGSVLIENFLKL
- a CDS encoding zinc ribbon domain-containing protein, whose translation is MPTYEYTHLDEPCEKGDVFEVIQSINDSPLAVCPKCKGMIKKIISRTSIKKTKLNSELKDLGFTKLVKRDDGVYENVTQRDGESKYMLRDKPETMPRFDKTIGEYKTFSND